The following DNA comes from Pantanalinema sp..
TACCTCCGAATCGGAAGGCGGGCGCAAAAGCCCGCCGAGCCTGATTATACCGAAGCCTGAAGGCCAGCGCCACCCGGCGCCAGGGGGTGTAACAGGCAAGGGCTGAGGGTACAAGACCGATCCGCATCCAGCGACACGAAGGAGTGAGCGATGACGACCGCAGGCTTCGTCCCCCATCACCTCAACGCCACGCCGAGCGATCTCGCCGGCAACGACGGCATCGGCCGATACGTGATCCTGCCCGGGTCCGACGGGCGCGCCAAGCAGATCGCCGAGCACTTCGAGGACGTGCGCGTCCTGCCGCACCCCCGCTGCCACAACCTGTACCTGGGGCGCCTGAGGGTCGGCGCTCGCCTCGTCGACGTGGCGAGCGTCTCGACGGGGATGGGCTGCGCGAGCCTCGACATCATCGTCAACGAGCTGTGCGGGCTTGGCGCCAAGCGCTTCGTGCGGGTGGGGACCGCTGGCTCCCTGCAGCCCGCGAACATCCGTGCGGGCAGCCTGGTGGTCGCCACCGCGAGCGTGCGCGACGAGGCCACCTCGCGCCGCTACGTGCCGATCGAGGTGCCGGCCGTCGCCTCGCTGGAGGTGGTGCTCGCCGCCAAGCGGGCCGCCGCCGAGCTGGGCCTCGCCCCCTCCACCCACTTCGGGGTCGTCCACTGCAAGGATTCGCTTTTCGCCCGCGAGTTCGGCGCAGGGCCGCTGAGCGAGGAGAACCACGCCTACATGAGGGTTCTGAGCGCCTCGGGCGTGCTCGCCTCCGAGATGGAGACCGCCCAGCTCTTCATCCTCGCGG
Coding sequences within:
- a CDS encoding nucleoside phosphorylase produces the protein MTTAGFVPHHLNATPSDLAGNDGIGRYVILPGSDGRAKQIAEHFEDVRVLPHPRCHNLYLGRLRVGARLVDVASVSTGMGCASLDIIVNELCGLGAKRFVRVGTAGSLQPANIRAGSLVVATASVRDEATSRRYVPIEVPAVASLEVVLAAKRAAAELGLAPSTHFGVVHCKDSLFAREFGAGPLSEENHAYMRVLSASGVLASEMETAQLFILAALQDHRLRRAAEGHAHRVLAGAVLGVVGDDRPFATPEEERRAVDGSVALVLETIRQLAAEELGAGLPEREPAWQEAAR